The Methylobacterium durans nucleotide sequence CGCTTTCGACCGTAACCCGACCTCGCGCTCGCAGGCCCGCCCAGCTTTCGGGCGACAACAGGCCGGATCATTGTGGACATGAGGATGTGGCCGCCGCAATGCTCGCAGTCCATCCCCTTCCCATCCACAAGCTCACGTTCCCATATGCTGTTCTGCTTGCCGCATCCCTCGTAGGGGCAATCGTAGGCGAGCAGATCAAGGGAAACCTCGAATTTATCTCCCGTTTCGTTCAGGGACACCTCCGCCGACTGGACGCAGTTAGAGCATCGCACCTTAATCGATGGGGCTCCTTTTGTGTGATCGTCACGATGGACGAAGAGCGCATCGGTGCGACGTTTGACAACCGTGCCGCATGAGCAGTTCATCTGGAATATCTGGTAGTGCGTGCCTCCCGTGACCGTAGCGTTAGATGCAAGCACTTCGTCGATGACGGCGATGATCTCTTGGCAGTAGCTTCGCCACTCCGTCATGTCCTTTCGCTCATCAGCGGCCATGCTGGCGATTGAAGGCGCGTGAAGGGCGTTGCCGAGCTTGTAGTAGCGCTTTTTCAGTTTCTTCAGATCAAGCCGTCGCTCGATCCCAACGTCGTGTCGCTCGCCCGTTGTTGGGTTCACCGCACGAAGGAACACGGTGCTGTCCGCGAACGGATCGATGTCAATTAGCTGTTCAAGCAGCTTGGGGGCTTGCCAGTCTAACCGCCTCGGGTCGCCAAGCTCGTCCAAATAGTTGATCGCGTGGGCGTAGATCAGGGCTTCGAGACCGAACCGAAGCTCAAGGGCGGCATAAGTCACCGACCGGCCATCATTCCCAGCAAGCAGCGTTCGTGCTCGCTCAGCGGAGCTTTGTGCTAACATCCGAAAGTCGTCTTGCCGCCGCCAGACCTCGTTCCTGTCCATGCAGCTAAAAATAGACGATGTCGAACAAGCCTGTCACCCCCTCCCACAATTGTCCAATGAGTTTGAAGCCGCATGTCCGCTTTCCACCCGAAGCAGGCACCTCCTCAGCAAGACATCACGAGCCCGGAACACCGCGTCCCTGCCTCAATGCGCCTCCTCCCAGTTCCCCGCCGCCCGCGCCTCCACGGCCAGCGGCACCCGGAGCGTGATCGCCGGGTGCGGGGCCTCTTCCATCACCCGTGAGATCACGGGTAGCGCCCGCTCCACCTCGTCCTCCGGCGCCTCGAAGACGAGCTCGTCGTGCACCTGCAGGAGCATGCGCACGTTGAGTTTTTCCGCCGCCAGCGCGCCCTCCATCCGCGTCATGGCCCGGCGGATGATGTCGGCCGCCGTGCCCTGGATCGGGGCGTTGATCGCCTGGCGCTCGACGCTCGCCCGCTCCTGCGGGTTGTTCGAGCGGATCTGCGGGTAGTGGCAGACGCGGCCGAACAGGGTCGTCACGTAGCCCTTGTCCCGGCAGAAGCGCTTGGTGTCGTCGATGTAGGCGCGGATGCCGGGGAAGCGCTCGAAATACTGCTTGATGAAGGCCGAAGCCTCCTGTTGCGGGATGCCGAGGCGATCGGCGAGGCCGAAGGCCGAGATGCCGTAGATGATGCCGAAATTGATGGTCTTGGCCCGCCGCCGCAGGTCCGGCGTCATCTCGGTGAGCGGCACGCCGAACATCGCCGAGGCCGTCGCCGCGTGGATGTCGATGCCGTCCTCGAAGGCCTGGCGCAATTGCGGGATGTCGGCGATGTGGGCGAGCAGCCGCAACTCGATCTGCGAGTAATCGGCCGAGATCAGCTTGTTGCCCTCGGCCGCCACGAAGGCGCGGCGGATGCGCCGGCCCTCTTCCGTCCGGATCGGGATGTTCTGCAGGTTCGGGTCCGAGGAGGAGAGCCGGCCCGTCGTGGTGGCGGCGAGCGAGAACGAGGTGTGGACCCGGTCGGTCCGGCGGTCGGCGTGCTCCTGCAGCGAATCCGTGTAGGTCGATTTCAGCTTCGAGAGCTGGCGGTATTCGAGGATCTTCTTCGGAAGCTCGTGGCCGCCTTGCGCGAGTTCTTCGAGGAGCGTCGCGGGCGTCGCCCACTGGCCCGAAGGCGTCTTCTTGGCGCCGGGCAGGCCCATCTTGCCGAACAGGATGTCGCCGATCTGCTTCGGCGAGGAGACGGAGAACTTCTCCCCCGCATCCTCCTGGATCTCCTCCTCGAGCCGCGCCAGGATCTGGGCGAAATCGCCCGAGAGCCGGCTCAGCATGTTGCGGTCGACCCGGATGCCCTGGCGCTCCATGCGGGCGACGACGGGGAGCAGCGGGCGCTCCAGCGTCTCGTAGACGGCGACCCGCCGCTCGGCGACGAGGCGGGGCTTCATCATCCGCCAGAGCCGCAGGGTCACGTCGGCGTCCTCGGCCGCGTAGGCGGTCGCCTTGTCGAGCGCCACCTTGTCGAAGGTGACCTTGGCCCGGCCCGTGCCGGCCACGTCCGAGAAGGTGATGGGCTGGTGGCCGAGATGGCGGCGGGCGAGCTCGTCCATGCCGTGCCCGCCCTTGCCGGCGTCGAGCACGTAGGAGATCAGCATCGTGTCGTCGAAGGGCCCGACCTCGATGCCGTAGCGGGACAGGACCAGCCAGTCGTATTTCAGGTTCTGGCCGACCTTGAGCACGCCCGGGTTCTCGAGGAGCGGCTTGAGGCGCTCCAGCGCCGCGGCGAGGTCGAGCTGCTCGGGCAGCAGCCCGTCGCCGCCGGCCTCCGCACCGTCGCCGAAGAGGTCGCCGGCCTTCGCGTCCTTGCGGTGGGCGAGCGGAATGTAGGCGGCCCGGCCCGGCGCGACGGCGAGCGAGACTCCGACGAGGCCGGCGCGGTTGGCGTCGAGGTCGTCGGTCTCGGTGTCGACCGCGAGGACGCCCGCCTCCTCGGCCTCGGCGATCCAGGCGTCGAGCTGCTCCAGCGACAGGATCGTCTCGTAGGACGCCGTGTCGAAGGGCTTCACGGCCTCCGCGGCGCGGGCGGCCACGAGGTTCGAGGGGCCGGGCTCGGGCGCGGCGCGCGGCTTCGGCGCGGCGTCCGGCAGGTTCAGGTCGGCGAAGGGATCGACCTCGGGGGGCCCCGCGCCCTCCGGCCGGTCGAGCCCGCCGGCGGCGGCCTCCGGATCGGGCGGCACGTCGCCGAAGAAGGGCAGCGCGTCGCTGCCGCCATTCGCGTTGGCATAGGCGTGGGGCGCACCGCCGGGGAGCAGGCTCGGGTCCGGCTTCACCGCCTCGGGGTCGACGTGGAGCATCTGGGCGATGCGGCGCGTCAGCGTGTTGAACTCCATCGCCTTGAGGAAGCCGACGAGCCTCTCCGGGTCGGGCTTCGGCAGGCGCAGGTCATCGAGGGGGACGGGGACGGGCACGTCCTCCATCAGCGCCACGAGCTGCCGCGAGAGGCGGGCCTGATCGACGTTGGCGAGCAGCGTCTCCCGGCGCTTGGGCTGCT carries:
- the polA gene encoding DNA polymerase I gives rise to the protein MTNAASAPSTVASDSPPVGPGDQVLLVDGSSFIFRAYFQSINQPERYNFRPSDGLPTGAVRLFCAKIAQFVQEGAAGVCPTHLGIVFDKSEGSFRKEMFPDYKGHRPDAPDDLKRQMPLMREAVRAFGLHAVELERYEADDLIATYSRQAEARGAGVIIVSSDKDLMQLVGPLVRFYDFESGAKGKPGYRPERNLDVEAIIAKWEGLQPGQIGDALALIGDTSDNVPGVPGIGLKTAAALIKEFGSLEALLERAGEIKQPKRRETLLANVDQARLSRQLVALMEDVPVPVPLDDLRLPKPDPERLVGFLKAMEFNTLTRRIAQMLHVDPEAVKPDPSLLPGGAPHAYANANGGSDALPFFGDVPPDPEAAAGGLDRPEGAGPPEVDPFADLNLPDAAPKPRAAPEPGPSNLVAARAAEAVKPFDTASYETILSLEQLDAWIAEAEEAGVLAVDTETDDLDANRAGLVGVSLAVAPGRAAYIPLAHRKDAKAGDLFGDGAEAGGDGLLPEQLDLAAALERLKPLLENPGVLKVGQNLKYDWLVLSRYGIEVGPFDDTMLISYVLDAGKGGHGMDELARRHLGHQPITFSDVAGTGRAKVTFDKVALDKATAYAAEDADVTLRLWRMMKPRLVAERRVAVYETLERPLLPVVARMERQGIRVDRNMLSRLSGDFAQILARLEEEIQEDAGEKFSVSSPKQIGDILFGKMGLPGAKKTPSGQWATPATLLEELAQGGHELPKKILEYRQLSKLKSTYTDSLQEHADRRTDRVHTSFSLAATTTGRLSSSDPNLQNIPIRTEEGRRIRRAFVAAEGNKLISADYSQIELRLLAHIADIPQLRQAFEDGIDIHAATASAMFGVPLTEMTPDLRRRAKTINFGIIYGISAFGLADRLGIPQQEASAFIKQYFERFPGIRAYIDDTKRFCRDKGYVTTLFGRVCHYPQIRSNNPQERASVERQAINAPIQGTAADIIRRAMTRMEGALAAEKLNVRMLLQVHDELVFEAPEDEVERALPVISRVMEEAPHPAITLRVPLAVEARAAGNWEEAH